The following nucleotide sequence is from Microbacterium arborescens.
GCCGGATGGCGATCTCATCGTTCGAGGCGTCGTGGCTGCCCGCCGAGGATCGGGCCCGTCGCGTCGCCGAGGTCACCCGCGAGATCGACGCTCTCGACGCCGAGTTCGCGCTCTCGGTCTGACGCCCGCTGGGGCGCCGCGCCCGCCGCGCCCGCCGCGCCCGCCGAGAACGCACCGTCGCCGCGAGAACGCACGTTTGAAGGTGCGTTCTCGCGGCGAGCGTGCGTTCTCGGTGGGATGGCCCGCGCCGGGCGGTGCGGCCTGTCGCCTTGCCGAGGTCACCGCGAGATTGACGCGCTCGACGCCGAGTTCGCACCCTGCGCGCGCCGAGCACGCGCCGTCGCCGCGAGAACGCACGGGTGAGGGTGCGTTTTCGCGGCGAGCGTGCGTTCTCGGCGGTGGGCCCCAGCGAGCAGCGGCGGCTCAGTCGTTCGCGGATGCCGGGGCGAGGCGGATGCTGCGGGTCAGCGACCGCTGCGGCGGCCGGCGCTGTTCTGGCGCACGACCGAGCCGACCATGAGCTTGCCGCCCGCGGCACCGCCGTTCGACGACGCGCGACGGCCGGTGCGGCGCGGGTTGCCCGCGGGGGCGGCGTCGCGCGTCTCGCGGGGTGCGCGGTCGGCGGTCTGACCGCCGCGCGCGGACTGCTGCCCGCCGCGGCTCTGCTGCGCGTCGCGCTGACCGCCCGAGCGTGCGCCCTGGCCGTCGCGGCCACCGGCAGCGCCCTGGCCCTGACCCTGGCCGCGCCCGCCGCGGCCACGGCCGTTGCCACCGCCGGAGCGACCGCCGCCGTTCGACGACCCGCCTTCGCGGGCATCGCGTGCAGCGCGCTTGCGCTGGGCGTTGGCGCCCTGGCTCGTGCCACGGGGCGCGACCTCGACCGGCGCGGGGGTCACGTAGGGCGCGACCTTGCCGACGAGAGCGGTGACCTCGGGCGACTCTGCGGTGACCGAGGTCGGGGTGACGGCGATGGCGGCCTTGCGGAGCAGATCCTTGACGTCGCGCTCCTGGCCCGGCATCACGAGAGTGACGACGGCGCCCTCGGCGCCCGCGCGCGCGGTGCGGCCTGAGCGGTGCAGGTACGCCTTGTGCTCCATGGGCGGGTCGACGTGCACGACGAGCTCGACGTCGTCGACGTGTACGCCGCGGGCGGCGACATCCGTCGCGACGAGAACCTTCGCGGTGCCCGACGAGAACGCGGCCAGGTTGCGGTCGCGCTGCGGCTGCGAGAGGTTGCCGTGCAGGTCCACCGAGGGGATGCCCTGCGAGGTCAGCTGCTTGGCGAGCTTCTTCGCCGCGTGCTTGGTGCGGGTGAAGAGGATGCGGCGGCCCATGCCCGAGGCGAGCGCCTTGACGACATCCTTCTTCTCCTCGGCGCCGGCGAGGTGGAACACGTGGTGCGTCATCGCCGCGACCGGGGAGTGCGCCTCGTCGACCGAGTGCAGCACCTCGTTCTGCAGGAAGCGCTTGACGAGCTTGTCCACGCCGTTGTCGAGGGTCGCGCTGAACAGCATCCGCTGCCCGTCGCGCGGCGTCTTGTCGAGGATGCGCGTGACAGCGGGGAGGAAGCCGAGGTCGGCCATATGGTCGGCCTCGTCGATGACGGTGATCTCGACGGAGTCGAGGGTCAGGTGGCGCTGCTGCAGCAGGTCTTCGAGGCGACCGGGGCAGGCGACGACGATGTCGACGCCAGCGTTGAGGGCCTGAACCTGACGGTTCTGGTTGACGCCTCCGAAGATGGTGGTCGTCTTCATGCCGTAGGCAGCCGCGAGGGGCTCCAGGGTCGCGTTGATCTGCGTCGCCAGTTCCCGGGTCGGGGCGAGGACGAGGCCCAGGATGCGGGCGGCGCGGCGGCTGCCGCCGGCCAGCTCGCCGCCGAGGCGCGCGGCCATCGGGATCGAGAAGGCGAGGGTCTTGCCCGAGCCGGTCTTGCCGCGGCCGAGCACGTCGCGCCCGGCGAGGGTGTCGGGCAGGGTGTCGACCTGGATCGGGAAGGCGGTGGTCTTGCCGTCCTTCGCGAGGGCTTCGACGAGGGGAGCGGGCACGCCGAGCGTGCGGAAAGTGGTGTCAGTCATGAGGGAGTGTGTCTCCGGGCGCACGTCGGCGCCCTGATCGGTGGCCCGGATGCGGGTGCGCATGCGGGGTCGCCGTACGAAAGAGTCCGCGGGATGCCGGTCGTGACCCGGTGGGCGGAAGGCGTTCTACGACGCGTGCGGCGCGAGCGCGCCACAAGTTCTACCAGTCTACCAGTGCAGGCCCGGCGGTCGGTTCGGCCCCCTCGCGGCGACCGCGTGCCCGCTGGAGCCGCGATGCAAGGGTTCAGCCTCGACACCCCGCCGGTACGGCATCAGTGACGGGGTGTCGGCCCGGATCCCTTGCATCCGCGCACGGCCCCGAGGCTGCCCGGCGTCGGAGGCTCGGAACCTCCCCGACGTCTCCGAGCCCTCGGATGCCGTTGGCCCGGAGCCGCGATGCAAGGGTTCGGCTGCGACACCCCGCCGGTACGGCATCAGTGACGGGGTGTCGGCCCGGATCCCTTGCATCCGCGTACGTGGGTGCCCGCGGGGCGGGCGGGGTGGGGCGGATGTCTCGTGCCAGCAGAACCTCACCAAACAGGTTCCCGTTCCGCAGGGGTCAGTGCCCGGTCGTTCGCACGGCGATGCAAGGGGTCGGCTGCGACACGCCGCCGGTGCGGCATCCGTCACGGGGTGTCGGCCCGGATCCCTTGCATCCGCCCACGCAGCACGCGCGCGGCACGCGCCCAGGTCAGATGAGCGAGAGCTCGCGCAGCTTCGTTGCCACGTCGTCGTTGCTCGGCTCGACGTGGTGTGTCGCGTCGGGGTAGACCACGACGGGGATCTGGGTGCGACCCGAGATCTCGCGCGCGACGTCGGCTGCAGCCGGCTCCGCCTCGAGGTCGATGTAGGTGTAGTCGACGCCGAGCTCGTCGAGCTGCGCCTTCGTGCGGCGGCAGTCGCGGCACCAGTCGGCGCCGAACATCGTGATCGTGTCGGTGGAAGCGGTCATACCTCCAGCGTACGTCCGCGACGGAGGACCGGGCCCGACCCCGATCCCGCCCAGTGCGTACCGATCACGCGAAAACGCACCGCCTCCCGAGCACTCTCGACGAGGCGGTGCGCTCTCGGCGCGGAAGCCCGCGCCTCAGTACTCGGCGGCTCGGGCGCGCTCGGGAGCCGCGTCGAGCACCGCTGCGACGCGCTGCTTCTTGGGTGCGTAGACGACGAGCGCGTGGAAGACGAAGCGCACCACGAACGCCGCGATGAGCGTCAGGCCGGCAGCGATGACGCTCGGGATGTGTGCGTTCTCGACGAGCATCCAGAGCACCGGGATCCGGATGATGGCCTCGGCGTTGTTGAACGCGAACGATTTCACGAACCGTTGCGTCATGCTTCCGGATTCCGACCGCATGTCGGAGAAGACGAGGTATTCGAGCAACAGGAAGTTGCCGATGATCGTGATCTCGCTCGCGATGATGGATGCCGGCAGGTAGTCCATTCCGAGCCGGATCAGACCCCACATGATCACCAGGTTCGCGATGGCGCCGACGCCGCCGACCAGGGCGAACGCCGACATCCGTCCGAAGCGGAGCATCAGCAGCTGGGTGAGGAACCGGATGCCCTGTGTGAAGGTCGCCTTCGACGAACCGGCGTAACGCGGTGCGAAGGCGAACGGCACCTCGGCGACCCGCATGTGACGGCGCGCCAGGATCTCGAGCAGGATCTTGAAACCGCGCGGCCGCAGAGCGTCGACGTCGATCGTGTCGCGGTTGACCAGGAAGAATCCGGTCATCGGGTCGCTGCATTCGCCGAGCTTGCGGGGGAACATCGCCTTGGTGAGCAGCGTCGACGCGCGTGAGACGGTCGTGCGCGTCGCATCGGCCAGCCCCTTCGAGTCGCCGCCGGCGATGTAGCGCGAGGCGACGACGACATCCACGTCTCCGCGGTCGGCGCGTGCGAGCAGCCGGGGGATGTCCTCGGGTGGATGCTGCAGATCGCCGTCCATCACGAGACACCACGACGAGTTCGCGGCGCGTATGCCTTCGACCACGGCCCCGCCGAGTCCCGCGACCGGCTCGTCGCGGTGGATCAGTCGCACCGGGAAGTCGGCCGCTCTCGCCGCCCGCTCGATGATGGCGGGGGTGTCGTCCGTGGAGTCGTCGACGAAGACGACCTCGATCATCCGGTCGTCGACCGCGTCACCGATCCGTCGGAGCAGCTCCACCACGTTCGGGCCTTCGTTGAAGGTCGGGACGACGATCGTCAGATCCATGGAACGCTCGCAAGTGAAAACGGACGGGGGAATTCACACAGTACTGAGGATTCATATGCGTACAAGTGGTTGACCCTTTGGATATCTCCTGAGATTCACCCGATGGACTTCTTGATGTCACCCACGGTCATGCCGTAGTTGACGCGGACGACGGGCAGGGCCAGCTTGTCGCTTCCGATCGAGACGTAGCCGGGCTCGATCGTGCGTGCCATCTCGAAGCCCGCGTCGGCGACCGCCTGCTTCGCGGCGTCGTTGTAGTGGCCGAACGGGTACGCGATCACCTCTTTCGTGCCGCCGAGCACGCTCGCGGAGGTCTCCAGATCGGTGACGATCTCGTCGTGCGTCCAGTTCACGATGCGTCCGCGCCCGTCGGCTCCCGCGGAGTGCATGTCGTGCGTGTGCGAGCGCTTGAGCACGTACGGCGGCAGGTCGGGTCCGGCGCCGTTGATCGTGATGACGAAGGATGTCGTCATCACGCGGTACTTCTCCACCAGTGGCACGGCGAGCTCGAGCCACGACGGGTCGGCGTCGTCGTCGGTGATGATGACCGAGTGATCGGGGAGGAAGAGCTCGCCGTCGATGAACGCGCTCAGCTCCGGCCAGGTGGGCAGGTAGAACTGCTGCTCGGAGATGTACTTCAGGTGTGATTCCCAGTCGCCGACATAGGCGTAGTTGCCGCGGAGCCAGCCCGACTCGCCCTCCGGCTTCGTCGTGAACTGGTGGTACATCAGGATCGGGATGCGCGTCTTCGCGGCGGCGTTGTCGGCCGCGCTCATCCACGCGGCGTGCACCGTGCGCTGCTGGCCGTCGCAGGTGACGGCATCCGCGCCGTTGAGCCGACCCGGGATCGCCAGCGCCGCGGCATCCTCGGCTGTGTCGTACCAGCCGGCGAACACCATGCCCTCGCGCGCGGGGATCGGCAGCGAGGCGTAGGGCTTCCCCTGCGTCTCGAGCTCCGGGGCGATATCGATCGCGTCGCCGGTGAACGAGACGGCGCATGCGTTCGGGTCGTTCGCATCGGCGATGAGCTGTTCCGCCGGCGTCAGCGGTTCGGGCGTCGGGGTGTCGGCTTCGGGGGTGGGGGTGCCCGCGGATACCGCCGGCTCGGGGAGCATGCTCGCGCGCTGCATCGCGTCGACCGCGAACCAGCCGCCGGCCGCGGCGACGAGCAGGACTCCGGTGAGAGCCGCGCTGATACCGATCACCCGGCGTTTGCGCTGTCGCCGCGCGTTCGAACGTCGCGTTGCGGCCATCGTTACTCCCCCTGTGGTGCCCGGTGCGTCCGTCGAATCCTAGGGTGCGCGGCTGTGCGGATACGCGCCGATGTTCCGGATGCCGCGGCGAGGGCAACCCCCTTTCACGCTTGCGTTGACGCGCGGAGACTGCCGAACCATGAACGCGCTGCAGCCCCTGCGGATCCGGGCCGCGTTCGCGTCGGCATCTCCGGGTGGCGGTACGCCGGATGGCGCGGCGACTTCTACCCCACGGGACTCGCCCAGCGGCGCGAGCTCGCGTACGTGGGGGAGCGGATGTCGACGGCCGAGCTGAACGGATCCTTCTATTCGCTGCAGCGCCCGTCGAGCTATCACCGGTGGCGGAGCGAGGTGCCCGAATCGTTCGTCTTCGCCGTGAAGGGCTCGCGCTATGTCACGCACATGCTGCGCCTGCGCGGAGTCGAGACGGCGCTGGCGAACTTCTTCGCGTCGGGTGTGCTCGCGCTCGGGCGGCAACTCGGCCCGGTGCTCTGGCAGCTGCCCGAGCGGGAGGAGTTCGACGCCGCCGTGCTCGAGGAGTTCCTCGCCCTTCTGCCGCGGACGACGGGCGAGGCGCTCGCGCTCGCCGAGCGGCACGACGAACGCCTCGACGGGCGGGCGTGGCTCGAGATCGAGGAGGACCGTCCGATCCGTCACGCCCTCGAGCCCCGGTCGGCCGGTTTCGGTTCGGATGCCGCGCTCGCGCTGCTGCGTGCGCACGACACCGCCCTCGTCGTGGCCGACACCGCTGGACGCTTTCCCCGGTTCGAGGAGGTCACGACTGCCGGGCACGTGTACGTCCGGCTGCACGGCGCGACCGACCTCTACGCGAGCGGGTACTCCGACGCGGAGCTCGACGAGTGGGCGGACCGCATCTGCGGATGGGTAGACGGCTCGGCGGCATCCGACGGCCGTCCGCGCGACGTGTGGGTGTACTTCGACAACGACGCGCGGGGGAGGGCGCCGCACGACGCCGTCGCGCTCGCGCAGCGGGTCGATGCCGCGTTCATGCGTGGCTGACGTACGAGATCACCGCGCTCATTTCGGTGAATTAGAGTGACCGGATGTTCCGCAAGACCCGTGCCGAGCGTGAGCGAGAGCTCGACCAGGTCCTTCGCGGTATTGCCGACCACCCGCTGTCCTCAGAGGAAGTGCGGCAGGCGAATTCCCTGATCGAGCAGCTTGACGGTCAAGATCCGTCGGTCATCGACGACGCCCTCGCAAGCCGCGGCCTCCCGTCGCTGCAAGACCTGGGGAGGATGCAGCTGAAGCATGGGCTCGCCTTCGGTCGGCTTCACCGGCGTAGGCGCAAGCTCGAGAAGACGCTCGGCCGAACCTGACCCTTTCGCCCGCGGGTGCGATGCGGCGTTTAGGCTCGGCGGGTGACCGATCGGGATGCTGCGTGAGCGTGCAGCCGGCTCCGTGGGTCTGCCCGACCTGCGGCGATCCGCTGCGCTTCGAGATCCTCGACGACGAAGCGTTCCTCGTGGCGTGGTCGTGCCTGAACTGCGGACTCGTTCGGGTCACCGAGCCGGCCTGAGCCCGGGCGCCTCAGCGTCCCGGGTGAGGAGGCATCTGCTCGACGCCGGTCACCCCGCGCCGTAGGGTCACTCACATGTGCGGGCGATTCGCGAACGACGCCAAGACGGACGAGCTGATCCGGGAGTACGTCGCCGAGGGCGGCGACCCCGAGGACTGGGCGAAGTCCTGGGCCGGCGCCTACTCGATCGCGCCGACCGAGGACGCGCCGATCGTCCGCGACCGGGGCGAGGGGCGGGTGCTGGAACTCGTCCGCTGGGACTGGCAGAAGCCGGCGAATCGCCCGCGGGGCGGTCCGATCATCAACGCGCGGATGGAGAAGCTGGCTCAAGGATTCTGGGCGCCGGCGTTCAGCGCAGCTCGCTGCATCGTTCCGATGCGGGGCTACTTCGAGTGGACCGGCGACAAGACGCCGAAGACCCCGCACTTCCTCCACGGTGAGGGCTTGCTCTCGGCGGCCGGGCTCACGTGGTCGATGGAACTGCCGACCGGCGAGAGAACGCGGTGCTTCGTCGTCATCACCCGCGAGGCGCGGGATTCGAGCGGACAGGTGCACGACCGGATGCCGGCTTTCCTGACGCCCGACACCTGGGATGCCTGGCTGACGCCCGAGAAGCTCACCGGTGACCGCAAGGCGGAGACGCTGGCGATGCTCGAGCACACGTCCGCTCAGGTCGCCTCGACGATCCGCGAGCACG
It contains:
- a CDS encoding glycosyltransferase produces the protein MDLTIVVPTFNEGPNVVELLRRIGDAVDDRMIEVVFVDDSTDDTPAIIERAARAADFPVRLIHRDEPVAGLGGAVVEGIRAANSSWCLVMDGDLQHPPEDIPRLLARADRGDVDVVVASRYIAGGDSKGLADATRTTVSRASTLLTKAMFPRKLGECSDPMTGFFLVNRDTIDVDALRPRGFKILLEILARRHMRVAEVPFAFAPRYAGSSKATFTQGIRFLTQLLMLRFGRMSAFALVGGVGAIANLVIMWGLIRLGMDYLPASIIASEITIIGNFLLLEYLVFSDMRSESGSMTQRFVKSFAFNNAEAIIRIPVLWMLVENAHIPSVIAAGLTLIAAFVVRFVFHALVVYAPKKQRVAAVLDAAPERARAAEY
- a CDS encoding DUF72 domain-containing protein, which produces MSTAELNGSFYSLQRPSSYHRWRSEVPESFVFAVKGSRYVTHMLRLRGVETALANFFASGVLALGRQLGPVLWQLPEREEFDAAVLEEFLALLPRTTGEALALAERHDERLDGRAWLEIEEDRPIRHALEPRSAGFGSDAALALLRAHDTALVVADTAGRFPRFEEVTTAGHVYVRLHGATDLYASGYSDAELDEWADRICGWVDGSAASDGRPRDVWVYFDNDARGRAPHDAVALAQRVDAAFMRG
- a CDS encoding glutaredoxin family protein, with the translated sequence MTASTDTITMFGADWCRDCRRTKAQLDELGVDYTYIDLEAEPAAADVAREISGRTQIPVVVYPDATHHVEPSNDDVATKLRELSLI
- a CDS encoding polysaccharide deacetylase family protein — encoded protein: MAATRRSNARRQRKRRVIGISAALTGVLLVAAAGGWFAVDAMQRASMLPEPAVSAGTPTPEADTPTPEPLTPAEQLIADANDPNACAVSFTGDAIDIAPELETQGKPYASLPIPAREGMVFAGWYDTAEDAAALAIPGRLNGADAVTCDGQQRTVHAAWMSAADNAAAKTRIPILMYHQFTTKPEGESGWLRGNYAYVGDWESHLKYISEQQFYLPTWPELSAFIDGELFLPDHSVIITDDDADPSWLELAVPLVEKYRVMTTSFVITINGAGPDLPPYVLKRSHTHDMHSAGADGRGRIVNWTHDEIVTDLETSASVLGGTKEVIAYPFGHYNDAAKQAVADAGFEMARTIEPGYVSIGSDKLALPVVRVNYGMTVGDIKKSIG
- a CDS encoding SOS response-associated peptidase; translation: MCGRFANDAKTDELIREYVAEGGDPEDWAKSWAGAYSIAPTEDAPIVRDRGEGRVLELVRWDWQKPANRPRGGPIINARMEKLAQGFWAPAFSAARCIVPMRGYFEWTGDKTPKTPHFLHGEGLLSAAGLTWSMELPTGERTRCFVVITREARDSSGQVHDRMPAFLTPDTWDAWLTPEKLTGDRKAETLAMLEHTSAQVASTIREHVVDRKVSNSRTVDPADPTLLDPVA
- a CDS encoding DEAD/DEAH box helicase is translated as MTDTTFRTLGVPAPLVEALAKDGKTTAFPIQVDTLPDTLAGRDVLGRGKTGSGKTLAFSIPMAARLGGELAGGSRRAARILGLVLAPTRELATQINATLEPLAAAYGMKTTTIFGGVNQNRQVQALNAGVDIVVACPGRLEDLLQQRHLTLDSVEITVIDEADHMADLGFLPAVTRILDKTPRDGQRMLFSATLDNGVDKLVKRFLQNEVLHSVDEAHSPVAAMTHHVFHLAGAEEKKDVVKALASGMGRRILFTRTKHAAKKLAKQLTSQGIPSVDLHGNLSQPQRDRNLAAFSSGTAKVLVATDVAARGVHVDDVELVVHVDPPMEHKAYLHRSGRTARAGAEGAVVTLVMPGQERDVKDLLRKAAIAVTPTSVTAESPEVTALVGKVAPYVTPAPVEVAPRGTSQGANAQRKRAARDAREGGSSNGGGRSGGGNGRGRGGRGQGQGQGAAGGRDGQGARSGGQRDAQQSRGGQQSARGGQTADRAPRETRDAAPAGNPRRTGRRASSNGGAAGGKLMVGSVVRQNSAGRRSGR